A stretch of Corallococcus soli DNA encodes these proteins:
- a CDS encoding serine/threonine-protein kinase — MRQTLSAGLENTLITPSSQSELAPTLTPGSATTNRRNTVLPRVQWTGQQPTVVPLQRERFEEVRPLGQGGMGEVVLMRDHDIEREVALKRLPPGADLDRVLRFVEEIRTVGTLDHPNIVPVHDVGVDEQGRYFFMMKHLQGETLESIIARLRRSDLDALVRYPFQVRVQIFRGVLHALSYAHGKGFIHRDLKPANIMVGPFGEVTVLDWGLARKVGAPAPASLPEGAGSASTGLTSARPLHTEVGSVVGTPLYMSPEQARGEHDQMDARSDIYSLSVLFHELLGLTHYLDGLQSVPDIMKGVQTRSPSLFSMHAHSAQGPVPAELLWFVAKGMKKDPAERFASVDDMVLSLDAALDGRCAVQCQRTLLKKTFHQGLRAADRNPMAVTLAMLVGAGLVVASAVHLGMSFFATMPH; from the coding sequence ATGAGGCAAACGCTCTCGGCCGGCCTGGAAAACACGCTCATCACTCCGTCCTCGCAGTCGGAGCTGGCGCCCACGCTCACGCCCGGGTCCGCGACGACCAACCGGCGCAACACGGTGCTGCCCCGGGTGCAGTGGACGGGGCAGCAGCCCACCGTGGTGCCCCTGCAACGCGAGCGCTTCGAAGAGGTGCGTCCCCTGGGACAGGGCGGCATGGGCGAGGTCGTCCTGATGCGCGACCACGACATCGAGCGGGAGGTCGCCCTCAAGCGGCTGCCTCCGGGCGCGGACCTGGACCGCGTGCTGCGCTTCGTGGAGGAGATCCGCACCGTCGGCACGCTGGACCATCCGAACATCGTGCCGGTGCACGACGTGGGCGTGGATGAGCAGGGCCGCTACTTCTTCATGATGAAGCACCTGCAGGGGGAGACGCTGGAGTCCATCATCGCCCGCCTGCGCCGCTCGGACCTGGACGCGCTCGTGCGCTATCCGTTCCAGGTGCGGGTGCAGATCTTCCGGGGCGTGCTGCACGCGCTGTCGTACGCGCACGGCAAGGGCTTCATCCACCGCGACCTGAAGCCCGCGAACATCATGGTCGGGCCCTTCGGTGAGGTGACGGTGCTGGACTGGGGCCTGGCGCGCAAGGTGGGCGCCCCCGCGCCGGCGAGTCTTCCGGAGGGCGCTGGAAGCGCATCGACGGGGCTCACGTCCGCGCGTCCGCTGCACACGGAGGTCGGCTCCGTGGTGGGCACGCCCCTGTACATGTCCCCGGAGCAGGCGCGCGGCGAACACGACCAGATGGATGCGCGCAGCGACATCTACAGCCTGTCCGTGCTCTTCCACGAGCTGCTCGGGCTGACGCACTACCTGGACGGACTCCAGTCGGTGCCGGACATCATGAAGGGCGTGCAGACGCGCTCGCCCTCCCTGTTCTCGATGCACGCCCACAGCGCCCAGGGGCCGGTGCCCGCGGAGCTGCTGTGGTTCGTGGCGAAGGGAATGAAGAAGGACCCTGCGGAGCGCTTCGCCTCCGTGGACGACATGGTGCTGTCGCTGGATGCCGCGCTGGACGGCCGGTGCGCGGTGCAATGCCAGCGCACGCTCCTGAAGAAGACCTTCCACCAGGGCCTGCGTGCGGCGGACCGCAACCCCATGGCCGTCACGCTGGCCATGCTGGTGGGCGCGGGGCTGGTGGTCGCGTCCGCGGTCCACCTGGGCATGTCGTTCTTCGCGACGATGCCGCACTGA
- the ddpX gene encoding D-alanyl-D-alanine dipeptidase, with product MRATTRLALTLALLGGAPALAEDAKPKPAPKAKAAAPKVELVDAATVIPDLILDLRYATEDNFLKRQVYPDGARCLLLQDSVQRLTKAADLLRPQGYRLKVYDCYRPRAVQYEMWKILPKPGYVANPAKGSNHNRGGAVDLTLATADGGEVEMPTAFDDFTPKAHHGYMGGTPASRKHREVLRAAMEGVGFKRNKMEWWHYDLPGATKLPVLDVPFTPTN from the coding sequence ATGCGCGCGACGACGCGACTCGCGCTGACCCTGGCGCTGCTGGGAGGCGCCCCGGCCCTGGCGGAGGATGCGAAGCCGAAGCCGGCTCCGAAGGCGAAGGCCGCCGCGCCGAAGGTGGAGCTGGTGGACGCGGCCACCGTCATCCCGGACCTCATCCTGGACCTGCGCTACGCGACGGAGGACAACTTCCTCAAGCGCCAGGTGTACCCGGACGGGGCGCGGTGTCTGTTGTTGCAGGACTCGGTGCAGCGCCTGACGAAGGCCGCGGACCTGCTGCGCCCCCAGGGCTACCGGCTGAAGGTGTACGACTGCTACCGGCCGCGCGCGGTGCAGTACGAGATGTGGAAGATATTGCCCAAGCCTGGCTACGTGGCGAACCCGGCGAAGGGCTCCAACCACAACCGGGGCGGCGCGGTGGACCTGACGCTGGCCACGGCGGACGGGGGCGAGGTGGAGATGCCCACCGCCTTCGACGACTTCACCCCCAAGGCGCACCACGGCTACATGGGCGGCACGCCCGCCTCGCGCAAGCACCGCGAGGTGCTGCGCGCGGCCATGGAGGGGGTGGGTTTCAAGCGCAACAAGATGGAGTGGTGGCATTACGACCTGCCCGGCGCTACGAAATTGCCGGTGCTGGACGTGCCCTTTACGCCGACGAACTGA
- the queC gene encoding 7-cyano-7-deazaguanine synthase QueC, with product MAKRAVVLLSGGLDSTTCLAMAKADGFEPVCLSIAYGQRHAVELERARTVAQAMGVRDVRVVTVDLRQVGGSALTDDIPVPKDRSEDAMSHDVPITYVPARNALFLSLALGLAEVVGATDLYIGVNAVDYSGYPDCRPEFIRSFEAMAQLATKAGVEGARFQVHAPLSGLTKAQIIQAGVKLGVDYGMTHSCYDPDVQGRACGRCDSCLLRAKGFQEAGVPDPTPYVEGVR from the coding sequence ATGGCGAAGCGTGCGGTGGTGCTCCTGTCCGGCGGACTGGATTCGACGACCTGTCTGGCGATGGCGAAGGCGGACGGCTTCGAGCCGGTGTGCCTGTCCATCGCCTACGGCCAGCGCCACGCGGTGGAGCTGGAGCGGGCGCGCACGGTGGCGCAGGCCATGGGCGTGCGCGACGTGCGCGTGGTGACGGTGGACCTGCGGCAGGTGGGTGGCTCGGCCCTCACGGACGACATCCCGGTGCCCAAGGACCGCTCGGAGGACGCCATGTCCCACGACGTCCCCATCACCTACGTGCCCGCGCGCAACGCGCTGTTCCTCTCCCTGGCGCTGGGGCTCGCGGAGGTGGTGGGCGCCACGGACCTCTACATCGGCGTCAACGCGGTGGACTACAGCGGCTACCCCGACTGCCGCCCGGAGTTCATCCGCTCCTTCGAGGCCATGGCCCAGCTGGCCACCAAGGCGGGCGTGGAGGGCGCGCGCTTCCAGGTGCACGCGCCGCTCTCCGGCCTCACCAAGGCGCAGATCATCCAGGCCGGCGTGAAGCTGGGCGTGGACTACGGGATGACGCACTCCTGCTACGACCCGGACGTCCAGGGCCGCGCGTGTGGCCGCTGCGACAGCTGCCTCTTGCGCGCGAAGGGCTTCCAGGAGGCCGGCGTGCCGGACCCCACCCCCTACGTGGAAGGGGTGCGCTGA